TTTTTAGATTcgtttttcggttttgcaCCCTAATACACCCGCCGCTGATGCGAACCTCGAATTCAAcgatcttttttgttttttgcttctcgtgGCAAGATTTAGGCTACTCGGTTAATTATAACTGTTGCGTGGATTCTGTCGTGTCCAACGGAAAAGGGGCGCTATTTTTGGGTAGTAGAGTGGGTAGGGTACGGGTCCCTCCCTGTCCAACTGACCCCGGTTGGGTCTTGCACAGCCACCTGTGTATGCACGATAGTGTCACTGTTCGTCTGGATCGCGTCACACACAAGGAATCGCtcgcttttgtttgttgttttcccaTTCCTCTGCACTTCCAAGGCACGTCCCTTAACGAGTTAGAAATTCAATTGATCCTTGTGACactttctctctgttttctAGTTAACTTTAGATTCTTAAAGTTGCACTTTAAATTGCACTAGTTTGTCTATTTAGTTTGCATATCGCCACCattaattttgcaaattttttctTACAATTCCTTCTGGTCAAATAATTGTTTCACCAGTTTCACCTTCGGAATGAAAATATTCTAAAAAGCAACCTCTTTTTGCCTAGAGCTGCGGGTGATCGCTGaccaagacaaaaaaaaaggcaacaacaacaaaaacaacaaaaccaacctgAGCGCTTTCACTCAAATCCTCGCAAGACTAAAAACACGATAGCACTGAGTAGCGCAATACGAGGAAAACTCCGATTGACCCTTACGCCGACCGACGCACACAGTCGTGCGCGGACACCCCCGGACAGTGCACGAAGTGTACCAACACCATCGCAAACCCCCCGACAAAAAACCTGGCCAACTCAAAtttacatacacgcacacacgcagtCGGAAAAGCTGGGGAAAATCGTGCGTTGCTTCTTCATTGCCTAGAAGAGATCACCATGACGTCACCAGCACCGTTTTTCCCCTATTTTTCCCGATCGCATTCAATTTTCCCCACAAGCgcctttttttatgtgtagTGGTAATGATGCGTGGGCCGTCGCTCCGTtttctcctccttttttttggttcggttGTTAGCGAATTTCCTCACGATCGTGCGAAGGAAAAATTCGTGATCGCACGCGCACTAGCGGTTTGCCGGGCGTTGtgcaaaaaggtggaaaactcGTTCACACTTTCGAACGATATATTCTTTTCCCCTGTTTTACAGCAAAGGTCTCTAACATCACGGTGCCGCTTTGCACAACGATTCTAAATTTGAACGTACGGTAGCGTTGAACACCACCGCccgatgatgaggatgattatttgtttttttttttttttgttctctggCCACCATTTTTCAACCCAATTTTTTCACCAACCAAACGGAGCAGTAGTAGAGGCAGTGGTTTTTGTGGTCcacgaaagaaaaaggaacgaTGGGAAAATAAACTAACAACACCGGTGAAACATTGGTTGGTTTGCCTTGCGGGGTATCCCAAAAATATCCGAAggaatattaaattttcatcatccTACTGGCTAGCTAGCATTCCGCTTTCGCACTCctacttccttccttccacaTGCTCCGTTCGGTTCGAGAGATGGTCAGTAAATTGACCCAAAAATTTAGATCACACGGCTGAGCGCAGTTGAATTTTAAGGCgagcgaggaaaaaaagagataTATGCATGGCAGCAGTTGGTGGCATATTTACAATTCTTTTTGAGAAGTAAAGATCACTGAATTAGTcatattttctttgcttttcttttcttcttttaatttcttaactTTTATAtcgttcattttattttaacggaTTGTTGAATAATATTCAATTCCTATTATTCAAACGAAAGGACATTCAATTCATTTTAGTTGTAATGTAGAGCATTTtgtcaagcaatacggccagggcGTCCTtcagaaaataagaaaatagagTATTATGTTCTACATCGAAACGAAATGGAGAACAATATTAAAAAGGATTTACCTTTAGTGTCCTCTATCGAGCGATTTTATCCTACATAATAAGGGATACGAacataaaatcaaaccaacaccatcacaggaaaaaatacgaaaggaaaatacaagaaattttacacattcaaataaatattttaaaacaattgccAAATGTCTTAATATGGTTACCCACACACTTTGAAGATCTCTAAtaatttttgtcttctttaGCAGTACAACCTAAAGAGATTGCGGCCTGCTTGTTGCAGCTTCCACGACCTTATTTTTCAGGATAGGGTTGGACCGAGGCTTCCATTAGGACCATATCCTTTTATACATACTTTGGTATTAATATGTTTATTAAGCTGTTAGATGAACAACTAAACCATTCAATTTATTGTCATTTATTAATGACCTTTGTAACGTCCTTCCTTCTTACATGTTTCTCTGCTgactcttctttttcttatgctGACGATCGCAAGATATTTCACTCATCTTTCCCTATTGGCGATTACACCTCCCAACAGATCCATcctgaattttttttccatggaGCTGCTGAAATGATAAGAGCAATCTTATGTCGCCAATTAGGAGCCGTTTCTTGGGACAATCTCTGGCTATATGCTGTAGGAGTGTGCTATCGTATCAGGTAGTAGATAACCATTGAATGCTGGAAGGGTCGCATTAGCTCTTCCAGTGACCAGCGGTAACTGACGTCCGACTACCCTAACCAAGTGGCGTCGAGACATTCCTTCTGAATGTAAAACGTCTATATCTTTGTCTATTTGTAGACCTGAGAAGCAGCAGGGAATTCTGGGATTCGAGATTTGAGATTTCGGGGATCAAAGCGAACTAGCATGGCAATCTTTGGCCTGATTGCTGGACTGTGTTGTTTAAGAGCCCAAGCATGTAGTTGAAGTTAAAGCAGCTGCACACCAGCGCTGCTCGGGGTATTTCACGATATTCTAGTCAGATGCATGAGAGACCACCTTACGATCACATAGGCACAAAAAGAAGGCCATGGAGTACGCGAAGGCTGATCGGACAGTCCCCAGGGCTCCACGGTCaaactcaaaaaaataaactatcaacaaacaattatagagtgttattttctttccaaatTTGAACAATAGTATTTCTTCCTACCTTCTTCAACCGTGATCGCCCACAGTTTCTTCCActatttttcatccatttcttTCATGCGATTCACTGTTTCATGCGACACCGTGctttaaaacaaatcgaacgaaaacatCTCGCCAgctcatatttatttttaaccaatCCGGTAAGAATGTCCTACCGTAAACAACCCTCTAGTCCGGTTCGCACCAATTGATAAGCATCCGTATAGGGGATTTTGGGGCCTTGACATATTAGAACATACAGTTATAAGTTCGTTATGTGGCCCACACGGCTGCCTATAGCCCATTCATTGACCTATCTGCTCAGCACAATGTCCGATTCCGATTCTGAAAGCTCGATCGACAGCTAAACTCATCCCACCGCGCGCTGCTTTTAGGGGTGAATGAGAACAGGTTCTCACGAACACACGCATGCACGCATCATCGGACGCGATAACGTCGATCGCCGTATAtgcacacgcgcgcgcatgcACAAATACGCGAGATCATTAGAATCTTTGTAACCTTGGTTACGGTCAGCCGCTACACAAACGGGGGTGCGAAATGTGAGAGTGAAGTTCTAAAGCTCTAAAGAAGCCCttcgacaaaaacaaaagtttcaaGCAAGATAGAATAGACAACAGAGAAAATGATTCGCAAACGAAGAAAGTGGACCGGATGGGGATTGCTTTGTGTCTACGTTCTTGTGACAGCATCGTGCGGTAAGTCTAGCTAAAGTTTGCCTATTTGCCGCGGCCCCTGGGGAATTCCAATGCGTGTGCTTTCTTCTCTTCGTCACCGTAGTACCGCCGGCCGTAGTGTCAGCGTTTACACGCGATCGTCGAAAAGTGTGCAACTATTACGAGTGGAAATGTACCAGCGGACAGTGCATCGAGTCACACCAGCAGTGCGATGGGGTGATCGACTGTAAGGACGGTTCTGACGAAACATCCAAAAGCTGTGCGTTTATTCGCTGTCCAAGCTACGCATTTCGCTGCCAGTATGGGGCGTGTGTCGATGGGAATGCACTCTGCAATGGGGTACGCGAGTGTGCGGATCACTCTGACGAGCATGCACACTGTCCCGGGAATAGTGGGATGATACTGGCCGCACACGGTAACTGCTCGTAAGTGAATGCTGTCCAAGTGAAGTGATGATCCTTACGGGGAAGGAAATGTGCTGACCGTCAGCTTCCCCTCTTTTTCCCAGCAATGCTGAGTTTGCCTGCCACTCGGGTGAATGTATACCAGCCGATCAGGTGTGCGACGGGCAGGAGGATTGTCCCGACGGTACGGACGAAACGCAGCAACTCTGCAGCCTGGTGTTCTGTCCCTCGTTTTCATTCCGCTGCAGTTACGGTGCGTGTATCGGTGGATACTCCAAGTGTGACGGTGTGATCGACTGTCGCGATGGGTCGGATGAGGATGAGTTACTGTGCGGAAAGCCATTCCCATCTACAACGCCACGCGTTACGACTGTGATGACTTCAACAACAACTACCACATCAACCACAACGCCAGCCCCGGTAACTGGACCGCCAGGATCATGTCCGGTCCCGGCAGCACCACTAAACGGACGTATCGTGCTGGACGAAAGTGCCCAGAACGTCCAGATAAAGCAGGGCGAATTTATCGAAAACTATAACTCCGTGTACGTTGTGTGTGGCGATAAGTACACGCTCAAAGGGACGGCCACCATTGTGTGTTTGGATGGGGAATGGCTGGAGGCGTTTCCGGTTTGCGAGAGTAAGTCACCAGAGTTTCTCTTAATTTGCCCTTAACACCTTCATCACTTCTACTTGTTTGTCTCCAGAATACTGTTCCGAAATCCCGATCAACGGTATCACGATCGAACCGTTCTGTGAGTATCAACGACGTCAGATTACGTGCAAGCGGCCTCTTCCACCGACCACCCGGGTACGCATTGGCTGCCGTGTCGGTTATCAGAAACCACTCGAACCCGTCAACGAAACGCTCAACTGTGTCGACGGTTCCTGGGACAGTGCGGTGTTTCGCTGTGAGCCGGTGTGCGGCACACCAACACCCGACGCAGAAGCATACGTTATCGGTGGTCGTAATGTGTCGATTGCCGAGGTTCCGTGGCATATGGCGATCTACAAAAACCTTAACGAGGACACACTGTCCGACCTGCGATCGCCCGACTGGCAGTACGTGTGCGGTGGATCCATCCTTACCGAGCGGCTCGTCCTGACCGCTGCCCACTGCTTCTGGGCAACGGAAGGCTTCTTCCCGAAGCGTTACTTCCGGCTGGTGGCTGGCAAGTATAGGCGAGAGATTAGTGCGATCGAAGCCCTACCGCCCCAGTTCTTCCAGATACACGAGATACTGCATCAGCCCCAGTATCAGGACTTTTCCGGCTACTACAATCTGGACATTGCGATCGTCGTGCTGAGCGATTTCATCTCCTTCCGTACGTACATTCGGCCGATCTGTCTCGAGCGAAATCTGCGCACCGAGAGCGAAAAGCGTATCAAACCGAACAGTGTTGGGCGGGTGGCCGGATGGGGATTCACTACCTCGACCGGTAATCTGAGCAGTGTGCTGAAAGTGATCGACATTACGACGGTGGACTATGTGACCTGCCGGGAGGTGTCACCGGTCGCTTACCGTCCATTCCTGACGGGTGATAAGTTTTGTGCTGGCAATCCGAAAACCGGAACCGGTGTTTGTCAGGGTGATAGTGGGGGAGGATTCGCGCTGGGGAAAGAGGTGGCGGGTGATACCGTGTACTATCTGTACGGGTTGGTGAGTTCTGCGCCACGTGCATCGGATGGTGGGTGCGATAGTAATAAGTACGTCGCGTTTACCGAGGTGCAAAACTACATTCCTATGATACTGGACGCTGAGGGCCGGTATCCCgtaatataagaaatctcaagcAAGAAGCATTTCGTTCGTTGGATTTCGTACTTTATTTTGTTCCGTGTGTTGTGTTAGAGCACTGGCTTCATATGGATAGGAAGTTGGATATAGTTTTGGAATGCGAGCTCGCtcactctctctgtctcttcaATTGGAATGATGACTTGAACTTgtttgcacatacacacacacacacggtggtATCACCCTTCTTGCTGGCCAAATAAGGGGGCCACAGCCTCTGCACTCCTTCTCAATCTAAAACACCAGCTTCAAATCACGAAAAGCGTCACAAAATCATTCTTCAATCTGCCCCTTGACCTACTGTCTCTCTTgtgaatgagattttttttaatttcttcttcgttaAGCGCACAACATACCTCTAAACAAGCATTATATTTAAACTTCTAAATCGGCCACACCGCTGGATTGTACCACACACTGATAGAGGGATTTTCACACTTGACTTGTCTTGAAAGGATTACATCTCAGGCAATATGGAAAGAAGCTCAGCAAAAACATGTACAATAATTGTATGATTGAAACCTAtgcaaaattaaatcgaaAACGTAACActttgctgccttttttttacttccttgGAACCGACCTCACGTAGCGCTTAAGCGAATAAGTACATCtggcttgttttatttttgttttgcttgtgttttgCATCAATGTAAATACCACAGCAGTTTGGAATGTTGTTGGACTAACTCCGGTCCTCCCCGGTGAAATTCGGCGTACATGATTATTGGCGAATGCAAATATGGAAATGATTATTATGTCGTGATCGATACAGCGACGCGTGCAATACTTCTTCGGCCGTTTGGTGGGCAGTGCATTTGTTAGTAGCCGGACAGGTCAGCGAATGTTAGGTCCAGTTCGGCAGCGATTGCTTTGTACTTTGATTTCTCTTTGTTGAGCTCATCTGCAAgggtttttgttaaataagagaagagagaaagaatggTTTTAAAGAAAAGGTTTGTATGGacagttgatttttttctatctgtgtTGTTTAATTTCAATGAGCAATGCGGAAAGAGAAGCGGAAGTTGCGGCAAGTGAGCCaccaagcattttttttagtaaaaattCAATAAGATGACCAAGTGAGTAAACCGAATGTGCCAAAATATGGGTTACCGAAattcatgaataaaataaatgaattttattatCTATTTCCTTCTGATCAATACGTTTAATCGTATTCCCGTAATATTTCAACCAGTTCAAATAAGctctcaaaacacaaaaaaaataaaataccaaaaaaCTGTTGATCAAGTTGAGACCAAAAGACCTCGACTTATGATCTATATGTCGAGCTATTGAtctataaaaaaatctaaaaattacTGTTCACAGCCACGTGATCTCAATTTTTGGTTGAAATTAGCATCCCGAACGATCCGACAAGGGATTGAATGGCAGATAATGCTCCGGATTTTTATCATAACTAGTACACAGTGAATCAGCATGGTGTGTATTGTGTTGCGGGTTAGGTCCCAAAAGAGGTGAACAAGTGCTAGCATAGATAGCAATCAGCAGTTAGATCTGTAACCGAAAGAAGCGCTTTGGCGACACGAAGTTTCATCAATAACACACATCAATTACTGGAAGGTGCAATGAAGCAAATCTTAAGACCATTTAAGGAGTTAAGTTTTGGTCGTCTCGTAGCTATTTTTAACACCCAAAAGAGGGGGAAATTATGAAACTCATTAACCACCTATAGTAATGAAACACCTGATCTGATTTTCCTTTTATACATAATCATCGATTATTTTATCCAGATGATCGTCTTGCCTCAGCAcacgaaaaaatcaatttattacctttttaaaccttttttaaaaACCAATGCGGCCGTTCTACAGGgataaaaaaccttttttaattttattaatttgaaatttaatttaatttttaattttaatttttctggaATCATTCATCCAGttcaaaaaacttaaaaaaaagggtaaattgGAAATGATCActaattcaattttaagtaCAGTTTTTTAGTAAGTTTTAGTTCGAATTCCAACGAGGCACACTTGCCAATTTCCGCTAAACTATCCAACGAACGATTTGAACCTGTGTCACGCTGATTGCATATAATCAGGCGTTCTTTGAATAGATCAAATAGCAGGCGTttggattgcatacttttggcTATGTCCAGGGCTATGCATTAAATATCACGATCACGCTTATTTATATCATTTTAagccatttttcaaacaattcatCATCTGATACGCTTTAAAGCTTTGATAATAAGTACAGTAAGtaagtaataataaatataagacataaaagaacatttttctCAAATAATGAAacggaaaacacaaacattgatCTTTGCTACTAAacttaaaatcaaaatacttACTCAAAATGCTACCAAACGTTCAACTAAAccaactacaaaacaaaagaaaaagaaaacaaactatatgGAATAAAAAACCCATTTATTTTGTatgaataaatgtttttttctaataataaattcattcaGCTTTCGGGGAGAAGAATACAAAACCATAAgcgaagagagagaaaaaggccACATTTCtctaccaaaaacacacaaataccatCGAAAGACAATAGgaatagaaatgaaaactCAAAACACGTGCTCTGCTTCCTCCAAATCGAGTTATACCGTTTCGTTGTTCTTGTGTTGCATTTCTTGACGTATAAGTAAGTACTCTAAGCTCTTTATTTATTGGATTTCTCTCAGcggttttaccttttttcttccgttattttttcatttataatAAACATATCATAATACATCGAAATAAACAAGATATTTGCtctgtgtgtaagtgtgtgttttacttttcttgcttttcttttgtatgcGCACACTTTAAGGATTGTGTGGCACTTTCGCTCTTTCTTTCCCGTTTtccttgtgtgtttttcttcttttgcagcATCGAGGGAGCAACGGGAAGATCCATACAGCACTCCTAAAGACAAAACCAATGTGTGTACACGTGCGCACCCGGCATTCGGTACCCAAagcttccgaaaaaaaaaactaattatgATTGTATTCTTATTCTCTCTTCTCTTTGTACAAACGGAAACGGCGATAACAATCCTCAAAACCTACTCTCCGCATAAGCGTCGGAACAAGGGCCGGAAGAACAGCGCCACCGTTTGCGCTTCTCTACTTGTTGCGTAATCGGAAACAACGCGCGCACATGCGCGTATTAACAGCAACGATTGATCGTCGTTATTGCGTAGTGTACAATCCGGTCCGATGTTGGATGTGTCCGTGTTTGTGGTACTGATGTTGATGGCAATGGTTCCCCTCCAGAAGGTACCGTGTGGACCACGTTCCTCCCCTCTGCATTTAGCGTTGATGTTAAGCTCGCCAGCTTTCTTGATGGCTTCATCCCTGCACGATAACCGACGGCATCCAacatgatgacgatgatgatgatgatgctactGCCATCGGTAATCGTGCGAAAGAGAGGAAGAAGCCTAGCATCCGGTAGGGATGGCTTATTCCTTGAGAATAAGCTCGACGAAGGCGGTGTCGAGATCGTCTCCGATTTCCCTGTACTTCTCCTTCTCCATGACGAGTTCGTCTGCACATGGAAGTGGCAGGATGATATAGAGTGGATCGATGGTATAGAGAAACAGAACGGAAAATTCATAACGTaagaatca
This genomic window from Anopheles maculipalpis chromosome 2RL, idAnoMacuDA_375_x, whole genome shotgun sequence contains:
- the LOC126564918 gene encoding modular serine protease-like — translated: MIREGDFLKVLAHRAVSLAKVCLFAAAPGEFQCVCFLLFVTVVPPAVVSAFTRDRRKVCNYYEWKCTSGQCIESHQQCDGVIDCKDGSDETSKSCAFIRCPSYAFRCQYGACVDGNALCNGVRECADHSDEHAHCPGNSGMILAAHGNCSNAEFACHSGECIPADQVCDGQEDCPDGTDETQQLCSLVFCPSFSFRCSYGACIGGYSKCDGVIDCRDGSDEDELLCGKPFPSTTPRVTTVMTSTTTTTSTTTPAPVTGPPGSCPVPAAPLNGRIVLDESAQNVQIKQGEFIENYNSVYVVCGDKYTLKGTATIVCLDGEWLEAFPVCEKYCSEIPINGITIEPFCEYQRRQITCKRPLPPTTRVRIGCRVGYQKPLEPVNETLNCVDGSWDSAVFRCEPVCGTPTPDAEAYVIGGRNVSIAEVPWHMAIYKNLNEDTLSDLRSPDWQYVCGGSILTERLVLTAAHCFWATEGFFPKRYFRLVAGKYRREISAIEALPPQFFQIHEILHQPQYQDFSGYYNLDIAIVVLSDFISFRTYIRPICLERNLRTESEKRIKPNSVGRVAGWGFTTSTGNLSSVLKVIDITTVDYVTCREVSPVAYRPFLTGDKFCAGNPKTGTGVCQGDSGGGFALGKEVAGDTVYYLYGLVSSAPRASDGGCDSNKYVAFTEVQNYIPMILDAEGRYPVI